DNA from Homo sapiens chromosome 1, GRCh38.p14 Primary Assembly:
gcctcccaagtagctgggactacaggtgtgcaccaccacgtcaggctaatttttgtatttttagtagagacaagatttcaccatgttggccaggctggtctcgaactcctgggctcaagtgatccacctgcctcagcctcccaaagtgctgggattacaggcgtgagccaccatgcccagccaaatttagttaaaatgtaaaatgcaatcTCTGCTGCACTATTCACATTTCAGGTAACTAGTGGTTACCATATTGGACATGGCagataaagaacattttcattattgcaAAAAGTTGTACTGGACAGCACTATGCTAGAGCCAGAACTAGCCAAAGATCAGACAAAGCAATATGAATGAACTGAAAACCCAGGCCGGTGCCTGGTTGGTTTTGAGTAAGATTCATTGGTTGGGTGAGTGGGAAGCAAGCTGACCTTTGGAACAGTGACATCACAAAGCACAGCTCACAATGGCTCTGGAATACCTAGGCCTCCAGACTACTCCCCCTAACTCATATTTAGATTCCTGAAGCTTCTGCACATGTAGTTCCTAGAGCTGCTGCTTATTAAAATGTCAACATCTTCATCTTCTAGCTGGGACAACCTcttagagtctctctctctcagcacAGTATGGAATTGGATACAAGCAAGTTTTTTGGGAGAGACTAGTGCACCTCAGCAAACAAGTTTGGGACTATTAGATAATCTTGCTCCAGCTGTGCAAATCATCTTGAggatttctttcttgattttattgGGAATAGGAATATATGCCTTATGGAAACGAAGTATTCAGTCAATTCAGGTTATACTCTTTTGTTACAAACATTTATATAGTTATAAATTGAAATTTGATTAGTTCTCTCCCATATTGCTGCCACCAGTTTTAAGATCATGCAGATGTGCAAAGGCGAACCTTTGTCTCTTAAGTTGGCAAAAACTAGGTTATCCTTGAAAATCTCCACCAATTAGGCTTTGGGCATAAAAATGCTTTTCTCACAATGGTCTTTGGCTTGTCTTCTGTAATAAAATAGACCAAACATGTTGGTAACCTGAAAAGACAGCCTTACCCTCAAAAATTTTTGATCACTTATTCATCTTTGAGTGCTACTATGTTTATACAATAGGCACCAAAGTAGCTAGGATCATGAGTATGGCCTTTCTTACTATGCCATTGTTCTGTAACTGATAAGGAGGCATATGTATTAAGTCATCACAATGTGTTCATTATTGTGTTTTGACAAGATAAGGCTCCATAAGTATATAGGAGCTCTTTGGGGAGTAGGAATTTAACTGGCTGGGATTGTGAGAGACAGGATTTTACATACTTCTGTGTAGTCACCAATAATAATAGTTGACATACAATATAGTTGAATGCTTTGAGAATCTCAAAAATTCCATGAAATGGATGGAGATTATTTTCACATgacaagtgaagaaactgaggtgcaCTGAGGTTCAGTGGAAACTTAAGGTGACAGGCTTTTAAAACGGCTTTCTTAGAGTGACAAGTTTACTTGATAAATGCAGAGAGAAGTTGTTATTGGATCATTTTTTAGCATTCACTTATTTTCATATGTCACTATTGTTTAGTAATCATGGTCACGGGGCCTTTCTATTTTAAACCATCACAATCCTGCATAACAGTCAGGGAGAGATTATTtgctccattttgtagatgagagaACTTGATTGCTACCCACCCAAGTTCACATAGTTTGTAAGAGCTGGCAAAATTGGAGTTTGAATCGAATTTTTAGGATTTGAAATTCAGTTCTTCTCCAAAATCTCATTTAATGCAAACCAACTGACCTAAATCTTGAacaggaatgtgtgtgtgtgtgtgtgtgtgtgtgtgtgtgtgtgtgtgtgtgtgtacgcgcatgcgcatatatatgtgtattgtgaggattaaagaagaTATTGTATGTGTAAATCTTAGCACAtatattcaataagtggtgctacagtgaaaccccatctctacttaaaatacaaaaattagccgggtgtggtggtggcacgcgcctgtagtcccagctactcaggaggctgaggcagaagaattgcttgaacccgggaggtggaggttgcagtgagccaagatcgtgccactgcactccagcctgggcgacaaagactgtgtctcaaaaaaaaaaaaagtggtgctAGTTGTTATAATAAGGaacaagatgattttttttcttatcctaGCAAGAATCTGTCCTACTATACAtattcttttgttatttatttatttattttgagatgaagtcttgctcttgtcccctagtctggagtgcaatggtgcaatttcggctcactgcaacctctgcctcccaggttcaagcaattctcctgcctcaccctcccgagtagctgggattacaggcgcataccaccacacccagctaatgttttgtattttaagtagagacagggtttcaccatgttggccaggctggtctcgaactcctgacctcaggtgatccgcccaccttggcctcccaaagtgctgggattacaggcatgagccaccgtgcccagcatatgctttatttttattttttattttttttttatgttttagagacagtgtcttgctctgtcgcccaggctggagtgcagtggtgtcatcatagctcactgcagcctcaaattcctgatctcaggtgatcctcctgcctcagcctcctgagcagttggaaccataggcatgcaccaccaggcttggctaattttaaaaatttttttgtagagacagggtctcgctacgttcactatgttgctcaggctggtctttaactcctggcctcatgcaatcctcccatctcagcctctcaaagtgctggatgcagtggtccacacctataatttattttatataaataaaatatatatatatatacattaatttttttaagagacagggtctggctatcttgcccaggctgaagtgcagtagccaTTCACAGGTGCCATCATAGCACactactcctgggctcaggtgatcctcccaccttaccctccctagtagctgggactatatgtgtGTGCCATTGTACCCAGATCTCTcctagtatattttaaaaaccttttccaTGACCAAGAAATCCAGTTTTTCAGACTACTATGTCCTAAAGTGTACTTGGAAGTGTGAATTTCTGGATTcctgtcctggctctgccacttccaaTATATAACCTTGGACAATGACAGAGTTCAAACTAGAAGGTATATAGTTATCCAGTTGTGTTTTTTCTGCATAAATAGATCATGCAAAGGCAAAGTTACTTCCAGACATTCAGAAAATGGTTATCTATTATTACAATCTTgattaaatgcaaataataatcCTGCCTGACCTGCCTACCTCTCCAGTTTGCAGTGAAAATCAAAAGATGAAATAGgtgtgaaaatattttgctaaggccgggcatggtggcttacgcctgtaatcccagcattttgggaggccacgatgggcggatcacgaggtcaggagattgagaacatcctggctaacacggtgaaacctcgtctctattaaaaatacaaaaaattagccgggcgtggtggtgggcgcctgtagtcccaactactcaggaggctgaggcaggagaatggcgtgaacctgggaggcggagcttgtagtaagctgagattgcgccacagcactccagcctgggtgacagagtgaaactccatctcaaaaaaaaaaaaaaaaaaaatttgctaaaTGGGAGACTTGTTATTGGAATGAGGAATTATTGTTActattaggtttttgttttgtttttctcttatagaTAGTAAACTGTAGCAACTAACACTCAACTTCTGTTGttccattttagaaaacattgtTGTTTGTAATCACACTCTACAAACTTTACAAGAAGGGCTCACATATTTTTGAGGCTTTGCTAGCCAACCCAGAAGGAAGTGGTCTCCGAATTCAAGACAATAATAATCTTTTCCTGTCCTTGGGTCTgcaagagaaaattttgaaaaaacttaagacagtggaaaacaaaatgaagaacctAGAAGGGATAATCGTTGCTCAAAAACCTGCCACGAAGAGGGATTGCTCCTCTGAGCCCTACTGCAGCTGCTCTGACTGCCAGAGTCCCTTGTCCACATCAGGGTTTACTTCCCCCATTTGAAATGTGATGGACTCCAATCTTTTCCAGGAAAGCACTGTTTCCCTCATGTGTGCAGTGGTGTATCAATAAAGATAGAGAACGCTATTGAAATTACCGTGCAAAGACTAGCTCTCTATTTAGTAGGGCTGAGCTTCTACTTGTATGGATGGTGGGGTATAGTGGGGTATAGTGGTAGTTAAAAATGTCTCTAGGATTGTGGTGTACACTCAGCAGGCTGGAGACCATAAGCTGCCATAGATGGGAGAGGATAGCTGGGCTGGAATCTAAGGCtgtaggaagagaagggagggtgGTCAGGTACATGGCCTTGAGGTCCATGCTGACGAGGTTAgactaaatataataaaaagtaggAAAGTGCTGTTTGAGGGCCCTGCAGTGGACTGTCCTTTAGAGGTAGGCTGACCCCTGTGCTGGTCTTTGGCCTAAAGGTATATATGCAGTCCAGGGGTCTCCTGCATTAATTACTCAAAAGTGGGCAAGGGTGGGAGTAGATACAGACTGACATAAAGGAGACTAATTTTATCCAACTTTTACTGATACCTACTCTATGCTAAGCATTGTGATAATCCCTAGGCATCTTTCCTGAGTGCTTCAGGAGCATTCAGTTTGGCTGGATGGACAAGTAATTTCAGATCAGGGAATTATAATACAGTGGggtcataactttttttttttttttttttttttttgagtcagagtctcgctttgtaacccaggctggaatacagtggcaggatctcttctcactgcaacctccgcctcctgggttcaagtgattctactgcctcagcctcccaagtagctgggattacaggtgtgcatcaccacgccttgctaatttttgcattgttagtagagacagggtttcaccatgttggccaggctggtcttgaactcctggcctcaagtaatccacccaccctggcataaccaagtgcggggattacaggcatgagccactgcacctggccataacaTCTTGAACTGAAGAGAATTCTCCTTGGCAGGGAGGGAAGAATGTAGAGATTCCACTCAATGAGTATGTaccctgagagagagagatggcccGCCTGGGAGGTGGCAAAAAATGGTTCTCTCAGCAGGCCTCAGATTCCACCAACCTTATAGTGTGTGCATTTTTGCCCCAATAAATGAGATCATGGTCATCTGAAACACTGTGTAACTATCTGGCAcctaaatgaaatatttcataccCACAGAGGAGgtctacagaaaaaaaacatttcatcTGGTATGCAGATAAAGTGATTTGTTGCCTTCCTGGAGAAAAACTGGCTATGCTGCTCAACAAGACACAAtgtaaggctgggtgcagtggctcacgcctgtaatcccagcactttggggggccaaggcaggaggattgcttgagttcaggagttcgagacccacctgggcaacatagtgagaccttatctctacaaaaaataaaaaaattagctgggtgtggtggtgcacacctgcagtcccagatactcagggggctgaagcaggagggtcacttgagcctaggagattgcTGCAGCAagcagcctggatggcagagtgagaccctgtctttaaaaaaaaaaatagcagtctCCAAAGGGGCATCTTCCTAAGGGAAGGGTAATCTTGACCATTTGTAATTTCTGCCTGATCCACTGGAGTTAAAATGCCACCCCTGGATGAGACTTCACTGTATCGTGTACTAAATGCAAAAACAGGTGGGTGAATACAGGGTGGGGCCAGGAAAGGCTTTGCAAAGGAAGTGACATCGAGGTGTCCCATAAATGATTACATAGGcagacaaagaaatggaagataataTTCCTGAGCGGGATCATCAtggaagtatatttttatttttattactttttgagacagagtttcgctcttgttgcccaggctggagtgcagtggcgcgatctcagctcaccgcaacctctgcctcccaggttcaagcgattgtgctgcctcagcctcccgagtaggtgggattataggcgcccgccaccatgcctggctaactttttgtatttttagtagagatggggtttcaccatgttggcccggctggtctggaactccggacctcaggtgatccacccgccttgggctgccggagtgctgggattacaggcatgagccactgcgcccggcccagaaggatatatatatatgtatattttttgagacggagtctcgctctgttacccaggctggagtgcagtggcgcaatcttgtctcgctgcaacttcagcctcccgggttcatgccattctcctg
Protein-coding regions in this window:
- the TMCO2 gene encoding transmembrane and coiled-coil domain-containing protein 2, yielding MSTSSSSSWDNLLESLSLSTVWNWIQASFLGETSAPQQTSLGLLDNLAPAVQIILRISFLILLGIGIYALWKRSIQSIQKTLLFVITLYKLYKKGSHIFEALLANPEGSGLRIQDNNNLFLSLGLQEKILKKLKTVENKMKNLEGIIVAQKPATKRDCSSEPYCSCSDCQSPLSTSGFTSPI